The Candidatus Nomurabacteria bacterium genomic sequence ATATGAGAACCATCACCAAGACGTTCCGCAATAGTCACCATGCCAGTGTTTAACGAATCTGTCAGTGCTGTTTGCATGGTCTGAGTACCAAGGGCTTCCGTAGTGGAGGCGTTCTGAATAGTTGTCCCGTCCACCTGAATAGTGCCTCTGTTATAAAAGGTGGATGACGGAGTAATGATATTTTTATCGAGACCAGCTGAAATTGTCAATGACTTCACTACGGAACCAGCCTCATATGGTGCCGATATGATAGCATTTTGATACACGCTTTCGCTTTTCACCCTACCATAATCAGTGGGGTTATACGTAGGCAAATTCGCCATTGCCATAACCCTGCCAGTCTGCGGATCCATAACGACAGCACTGCCGTTTGTCGCACCCGTGCGCTTCAAGCCAGCAGCCAATGCTTTTTCGGTATACGACTGGATGTTACGATCAAGTGTCAGAGCAATATTTTGACCGTTTTTTGCAGGTATATCGACGTTCTGATTGCCAATCGTAAGCGGTACGCCACTAACGTCAGTAACAGATTTTAATAATCCGTCCTTTCCTGTTAACTGATCATTCAACGCTCCTTCAATACCATACTGTCCATCTCCATTGGCATTCACAAACCCCAATGTTTGTGCCGCTAGACTTCCCTCTGGGTAGACTCTTTGTGACTGCTCCTGAAACCCAATTCCGGTAAAATTCTCTTTTTTTATTGACTCCGCCTGTCGACGTGTCAAAGCAGTTCCAAGTATCTGATACCTAGTGTCTTTCCGACCGAGAAGCGAATCAAGATTTGGCCTAAGGTTGCTTCCCGCCAAACGTCGAATCGTACTAACAACCTTGCCGGGATCCGAAACTTCAGTCGGATCGGCAAACATCGTATATACCGTCTGATTAATGACCAGAGGCACAGGCGAAGATCCATCAAGCCCATAAATAAGTCCACGTTTCGCAGGAATAATTAATGGCTTTATCTGTTCAGCGTCAGATTGCTTGACATAATAATCGTGTTTCATGATTTGCAAATAAAACAAACGACTGACAAATATAAACATTATGCCAAGTAAAAGTACGGCAAGAACTTTTGAACGACTACCTTTATGAAACGCCAACGGCTGCATAAATCAATTATACCTAGCGAGCATAATCCGTAGCCGCTGGAGCAACCATGGCTTTCGCCACTTTAGATTTCTGCACCGACTCCAAAGCTGTCAA encodes the following:
- a CDS encoding penicillin-binding protein 2, which gives rise to MQPLAFHKGSRSKVLAVLLLGIMFIFVSRLFYLQIMKHDYYVKQSDAEQIKPLIIPAKRGLIYGLDGSSPVPLVINQTVYTMFADPTEVSDPGKVVSTIRRLAGSNLRPNLDSLLGRKDTRYQILGTALTRRQAESIKKENFTGIGFQEQSQRVYPEGSLAAQTLGFVNANGDGQYGIEGALNDQLTGKDGLLKSVTDVSGVPLTIGNQNVDIPAKNGQNIALTLDRNIQSYTEKALAAGLKRTGATNGSAVVMDPQTGRVMAMANLPTYNPTDYGRVKSESVYQNAIISAPYEAGSVVKSLTISAGLDKNIITPSSTFYNRGTIQVDGTTIQNASTTEALGTQTMQTALTDSLNTGMVTIAERLGDGSHITKKARDTIYDYFHNRFGFGRLTGIELTGESPGIIISPDSVQGNAVRYSNMVFGQGMDITMIQMASAFSSIINGGVYYEPTVIAGTVDNDGNLTAANPKISHQVVNPDTSRKVKKMLEVDRRDNGAVDPAGYQIGGKTGTSQALVNGRYSFTQTVGTYIGFGGDNVARYVIMVQVSGKGKNLQGAHDAAPIFTDVSNWLIDYLKLQPKG